One stretch of Candidatus Nitrosotenuis cloacae DNA includes these proteins:
- a CDS encoding metal ABC transporter permease — MHEPTIVLPWTKRGILLKQRFTQDIHGICNADAHASPLAMTLEIFGYAFMQKGLIAGAAIAIICSLMGTFLVLRRYSLFGDALSHMAFGGISVGLFTGIYPLWTAYVVSILGALGMTKLRKSTKISGDAAIAVLLVSGFGVGVLLISATGGFSVDLFSFLFGSILLISNEDTILILAISAGVVVSLAILRKPLLHFTFDEEQAKVGGLNVDRLNYIFVIIAGVTVITSMRLVGILLISALIVLPNITSMLFGKGFKHTVLISMSIAVFSVMFGIVLSYYLDLAPSGTIVMLSVAILVGTLAAKYLGVIGKTPILKTI; from the coding sequence ATGCATGAACCGACAATTGTTCTTCCATGGACAAAAAGAGGAATTCTTCTCAAACAAAGATTTACTCAAGACATACACGGAATCTGCAATGCAGATGCACATGCATCACCACTAGCCATGACCCTAGAGATCTTTGGCTATGCATTCATGCAAAAGGGTTTGATTGCAGGCGCAGCAATTGCGATTATCTGTTCGTTGATGGGAACGTTTCTGGTATTGCGCAGGTATTCGCTTTTTGGCGATGCACTGTCTCACATGGCATTTGGCGGAATCTCTGTTGGATTGTTCACTGGGATTTATCCGCTGTGGACTGCATATGTGGTCTCTATTCTGGGCGCACTAGGCATGACAAAGCTTCGAAAAAGCACCAAGATATCAGGAGATGCTGCAATTGCTGTTTTGCTGGTGTCTGGATTTGGTGTTGGTGTATTGTTGATTTCCGCAACAGGTGGATTTTCAGTTGATCTGTTTAGCTTTTTGTTTGGCAGCATATTGCTAATCAGTAACGAGGACACAATACTGATTCTGGCAATCAGTGCTGGTGTTGTAGTATCTCTTGCAATATTGCGTAAACCTTTGTTACATTTTACATTTGATGAAGAACAAGCAAAGGTTGGTGGCCTAAACGTTGATAGACTAAACTATATCTTTGTGATAATTGCTGGAGTCACAGTAATCACATCAATGAGACTGGTTGGAATCTTGCTAATATCTGCACTAATTGTTCTGCCAAACATTACTAGCATGTTGTTTGGAAAAGGATTCAAGCATACTGTCTTGATATCAATGTCTATTGCTGTCTTTTCTGTAATGTTTGGAATTGTTTTGTCGTATTATCTGGACTTGGCGCCATCTGGAACAATAGTGATGCTCTCAGTTGCTATTCTAGTTGGTACGCTGGCGGCAAAATATCTTGGTGTGATTGGCAAAACACCAATTCTCAAGACTATCTAG
- a CDS encoding metal ABC transporter ATP-binding protein — protein MKALEVSDVSISYNGSLAIDKVSFDVNEGDLLGIVGPNGAGKTTLFRAILGLQGYAGIIRLFGYEAKKYYPLLPLIGYVSQKVNFEPNFPATVYEVVAMGLLSEKKLNKISTLLQKNGHSWNRVYSKLDKNSEKILQALKTVNLDSLKDRRIGQLSGGELQRVFIAKALVKDPILMILDEPVTGVDVDTQTKFYNVIKKINEENKITIVWSSHDLEAIAKLANRVACMNRQLFFHGQKEEFFSNKDLLKTYTESAMQMHMHHH, from the coding sequence ATGAAAGCCCTCGAAGTATCTGATGTATCAATATCGTATAATGGCAGCCTTGCAATTGATAAGGTAAGCTTTGATGTGAATGAAGGAGACCTGCTAGGAATAGTCGGCCCAAACGGTGCTGGTAAAACCACACTATTTCGCGCGATTTTGGGCCTGCAAGGGTATGCTGGTATTATCAGGCTGTTTGGATATGAGGCAAAAAAATACTATCCGCTATTACCATTAATTGGTTACGTCTCGCAAAAGGTAAACTTTGAGCCAAACTTTCCTGCAACAGTATATGAGGTGGTTGCAATGGGCCTGCTCTCTGAGAAAAAGCTGAATAAAATCTCTACATTATTGCAAAAAAATGGCCATTCTTGGAATAGAGTATACAGCAAGCTGGACAAGAACAGCGAAAAAATTCTGCAAGCACTAAAGACAGTAAACCTTGATTCCCTAAAGGACAGAAGAATAGGCCAGCTCTCAGGTGGTGAGCTGCAACGAGTCTTTATCGCAAAAGCCTTGGTTAAGGATCCGATCCTGATGATCCTAGATGAGCCAGTAACTGGGGTTGATGTTGACACTCAGACCAAATTTTATAATGTGATCAAAAAAATCAATGAGGAAAACAAAATAACAATAGTTTGGTCATCACATGACCTGGAAGCAATTGCCAAGCTTGCAAACAGGGTTGCATGCATGAACCGACAATTGTTCTTCCATGGACAAAAAGAGGAATTCTTCTCAAACAAAGATTTACTCAAGACATACACGGAATCTGCAATGCAGATGCACATGCATCACCACTAG